The following are from one region of the Actinoplanes sp. L3-i22 genome:
- a CDS encoding Rieske (2Fe-2S) protein, which translates to MTDVQTRADVDTRCEQTETGSRSTRRCVLLGAGGLGAAAVLTACGTAASTTSNPNGSDYAADPAPAGSKGAAAGGTTGGGTTGGKTGGGAAAGASLALVADVPAGGGIIAGDLVITQPKQGTFKAFTKVCTHQGCEVNEVKDGTINCPCHGAKFSIEDGSVKGGPAPKPLAETKVKVDGDKIVAA; encoded by the coding sequence ATGACTGACGTGCAGACGAGGGCCGACGTCGACACCCGGTGCGAGCAGACGGAAACGGGCAGCCGCTCCACCCGTCGCTGCGTCCTGCTGGGCGCCGGTGGCCTCGGCGCCGCGGCGGTCCTGACCGCCTGTGGCACCGCCGCCTCCACCACCAGCAACCCGAACGGCTCCGACTACGCCGCCGACCCGGCCCCGGCCGGCAGCAAGGGCGCGGCGGCCGGTGGCACCACCGGCGGCGGCACCACCGGCGGGAAGACCGGCGGCGGCGCGGCGGCGGGCGCCTCCCTGGCGCTGGTCGCGGACGTGCCCGCGGGCGGCGGCATCATCGCCGGTGACCTGGTCATCACCCAGCCCAAGCAGGGCACGTTCAAGGCGTTCACCAAGGTCTGCACCCACCAGGGCTGCGAGGTCAACGAGGTGAAGGACGGCACGATCAACTGCCCGTGCCACGGCGCGAAGTTCTCGATCGAGGACGGTTCGGTGAAGGGCGGTCCGGCGCCCAAGCCGCTCGCCGAGACGAAGGTCAAGGTGGACGGCGACAAGATCGTCGCGGCGTGA
- a CDS encoding maleylpyruvate isomerase family mycothiol-dependent enzyme, producing MTIDPLALMTDVDQATETLLRTAGSLDDSVLGEPSALPGWTVGHVLTHLARNAEAYTNLLTWARTGVETPAYASPEARNAAIEAGAGRPLDEQIADLRAAHERFADAAAAMPAEAWTFRYPSIVPSAAAVPWARLREVEVHHVDLGRGYSPADWSDAFALRLLREIAGDLPGSAPAMVLHPAGVDHPLHVGTPSDTTPVIGGPTRSIAAWLAGRADGADLTVSPDGELPRPARWK from the coding sequence GTGACGATCGATCCGCTGGCCCTGATGACCGACGTGGACCAGGCCACCGAAACGCTGCTGCGGACCGCCGGGAGCCTCGACGACTCGGTGCTCGGCGAGCCGTCCGCCCTGCCCGGCTGGACCGTCGGGCATGTCCTGACCCACCTCGCGCGCAACGCCGAGGCGTACACGAATCTGCTGACCTGGGCGCGGACCGGGGTGGAGACCCCGGCCTACGCGTCTCCCGAGGCACGCAACGCGGCGATCGAGGCCGGCGCCGGCCGGCCGCTCGACGAGCAGATCGCCGACCTCCGCGCCGCGCACGAGCGGTTCGCCGACGCGGCCGCCGCGATGCCGGCCGAGGCCTGGACGTTCCGCTACCCGTCGATCGTGCCGTCCGCGGCCGCGGTGCCGTGGGCCCGGCTGCGCGAGGTCGAGGTGCACCACGTCGACCTGGGCCGCGGCTACTCCCCGGCGGACTGGTCGGACGCGTTCGCGCTGCGGCTGCTCCGGGAGATCGCCGGCGACCTGCCCGGGTCGGCCCCGGCGATGGTGCTGCACCCGGCCGGCGTCGACCATCCGCTGCACGTCGGCACCCCCTCGGACACGACTCCGGTGATCGGCGGGCCGACCCGCTCGATCGCGGCGTGGCTGGCCGGCCGCGCCGACGGCGCCGACCTGACCGTCTCGCCCGACGGCGAGCTCCCCCGACCGGCAAGGTGGAAATAG
- the uvrC gene encoding excinuclease ABC subunit UvrC translates to MPDPSTYRPAPGTIPDAPGVYRFRDPAGRVIYVGKAKSLRSRLNSYFADTWSLHPRTQQMVTTAGSVDWVTVGTEVEALQLEFSWIKEFDPRFNVKYRDDKSYPFLAVTLNEEFPRLQVMRGAKRKGVRYFGPYSHAWAIRETLDLLLRVFPARTCSTGVFKRSGQIGRPCLLGYIGKCSAPCTGQVSAAEHRAIVDDFCDFMAGKTDAFVRRLERDMLRASEELEFERAARLRDDIAALRRAMEKQTVVLGDGTDADVVAFAEDPLEAAVQVFNVRDGRVRGQRGWVVEKVEELSTGDLVHHFCTQTYGEAQGEADVPRELLVPALPDDADALADWLSERRGSRVSLRVPQRGDKKSLMETVARNALQSLQRHKLSRAGDLTIRNKALEEIAEALGLESAPLRIECYDVSHIQGTDVVASMVVFEDGLARKAEYRRFAVRGNADGTGLDDLAAMSEVMRRRFARYKAQVGADAPRDLPEPAADETGTATGTATDEVETAELPGIDPLTGKPRRFAYPPQLIVVDGGEPQVNAVATVLAEMGVTDVALCGLAKRLEEVWLPGDDFPVILPRTSEALYLLQRVRDEAHRFAITFHRERRSKRMTESALDTVAGLGETRRKALMRHFGSVKRLSAATPEEIIEVPGIGRRTAEAVLAALNPTTTPPSGEARNTSEPPAAP, encoded by the coding sequence GTGCCAGACCCGTCCACTTATCGTCCGGCGCCCGGTACCATTCCCGACGCTCCGGGCGTCTACCGTTTCCGCGATCCGGCCGGCCGGGTGATCTATGTCGGCAAGGCGAAGAGCCTGCGCAGCCGGCTGAATTCCTACTTCGCCGACACCTGGTCGCTGCACCCGCGCACCCAGCAGATGGTCACCACGGCCGGCTCGGTCGACTGGGTGACGGTCGGCACCGAGGTCGAGGCGCTCCAGCTGGAGTTCTCCTGGATCAAGGAGTTCGACCCCCGCTTCAACGTGAAGTACCGCGACGACAAGTCGTACCCGTTCCTCGCCGTCACCCTGAACGAGGAGTTCCCCCGCCTGCAGGTGATGCGCGGCGCCAAGCGCAAGGGCGTGCGCTACTTCGGGCCGTACTCGCACGCCTGGGCCATCCGCGAGACGCTCGACCTGCTGCTGCGGGTCTTCCCGGCGCGTACCTGCTCGACCGGCGTCTTCAAGCGGTCCGGCCAGATCGGCCGCCCCTGCCTGCTGGGTTACATCGGCAAGTGCTCGGCGCCGTGCACCGGCCAGGTCAGCGCGGCCGAGCACCGGGCCATCGTCGACGACTTCTGTGACTTCATGGCCGGCAAGACCGACGCGTTCGTGCGCCGCCTGGAGCGCGACATGCTGCGGGCCTCCGAGGAGCTGGAGTTCGAGCGCGCGGCCCGGCTGCGCGACGACATCGCGGCGCTGCGCCGGGCGATGGAGAAGCAGACCGTCGTGCTCGGTGACGGCACCGACGCCGACGTGGTCGCCTTCGCCGAGGACCCGCTCGAGGCCGCCGTCCAGGTCTTCAACGTGCGCGACGGCCGGGTCCGCGGCCAGCGCGGCTGGGTGGTGGAGAAGGTGGAGGAGCTGTCCACCGGCGACCTGGTCCACCACTTCTGCACGCAGACCTACGGCGAGGCCCAGGGCGAGGCCGACGTGCCCCGCGAGCTGCTGGTCCCGGCCCTGCCGGACGACGCCGACGCGCTCGCCGACTGGCTCTCCGAGCGGCGCGGCAGCCGGGTCAGCCTGCGGGTCCCGCAGCGCGGCGACAAGAAATCCCTGATGGAGACGGTGGCTCGCAACGCCCTCCAGTCGCTGCAACGGCACAAGCTGAGCCGGGCCGGTGATCTGACCATCCGGAACAAGGCCCTGGAGGAGATCGCCGAGGCGCTCGGGCTGGAGTCGGCGCCGTTGCGCATCGAGTGTTACGACGTCTCGCACATCCAGGGCACCGACGTGGTCGCCTCGATGGTGGTGTTCGAGGACGGCCTGGCCCGCAAGGCGGAGTACCGTCGTTTCGCCGTACGGGGCAACGCGGACGGCACCGGGCTGGACGACCTCGCCGCGATGAGCGAGGTGATGCGGCGCCGCTTCGCGCGGTACAAGGCGCAGGTCGGCGCGGACGCCCCGCGGGACCTGCCGGAGCCGGCCGCTGACGAGACCGGGACGGCGACCGGGACGGCGACCGACGAGGTCGAGACCGCCGAGCTGCCCGGGATCGACCCGCTGACCGGCAAGCCGCGACGCTTCGCGTACCCGCCTCAGCTGATCGTCGTGGACGGCGGCGAGCCGCAGGTGAACGCGGTCGCCACGGTCCTCGCCGAGATGGGCGTCACCGACGTGGCGCTGTGCGGGCTGGCCAAGCGGCTGGAGGAGGTGTGGCTGCCCGGCGACGACTTCCCGGTCATCCTGCCGCGCACCTCGGAGGCCCTCTACCTGCTGCAACGCGTGCGGGACGAGGCGCACCGGTTCGCCATCACGTTCCACCGGGAGCGGCGCTCCAAGCGGATGACCGAGTCGGCGCTGGACACCGTGGCCGGCCTGGGCGAGACCCGGCGCAAGGCGCTGATGCGGCACTTCGGATCGGTGAAGCGGCTCTCCGCCGCCACTCCGGAGGAGATCATCGAGGTGCCGGGGATCGGCCGGCGGACCGCCGAGGCGGTGCTGGCCGCGCTGAATCCCACGACGACGCCCCCATCGGGGGAGGCGCGGAACACATCCGAGCCGCCGGCGGCTCCGTAA
- a CDS encoding MBL fold metallo-hydrolase, with translation MSQEYTGSAPGTRDLRGGLTLHKISVGPMDNNAYLLSAGREQLLIDAANDAAVLLELIGDTGLTSVVTTHQHQDHWFALDEVIAATGAGSLVHEADAGPLPVVTRKLHDGDTVEVGGHTLEVIHIVGHTPGSVVLAYQEPGGGRTHLFTGDSLFPGGVGNTRGNKANFASLIGDVERKLFDRFPDDTWFYPGHGKDSTLGAERPHLGEWRERGW, from the coding sequence ATGTCCCAGGAGTACACCGGCTCCGCGCCCGGCACCCGTGACCTGCGCGGCGGGCTGACCCTGCACAAGATCTCGGTCGGCCCGATGGACAACAACGCCTACCTGCTGAGCGCCGGCCGCGAGCAGCTGCTGATCGACGCCGCGAACGACGCCGCGGTGCTGCTCGAGCTGATCGGCGACACCGGCCTGACCAGCGTGGTGACCACCCACCAGCACCAGGACCACTGGTTCGCGCTGGACGAGGTGATCGCGGCGACCGGCGCCGGGTCCCTGGTCCACGAGGCGGACGCCGGGCCGCTGCCGGTGGTGACCCGCAAGCTGCACGACGGCGACACGGTCGAGGTCGGCGGGCACACGCTGGAGGTGATCCACATCGTGGGGCACACGCCCGGCTCGGTGGTCCTGGCCTACCAGGAGCCCGGCGGCGGCCGCACGCACCTGTTCACCGGGGACAGCCTGTTCCCCGGCGGGGTCGGCAACACCCGCGGGAACAAGGCGAACTTCGCGTCGCTGATCGGCGACGTCGAGCGCAAGCTGTTCGACCGTTTCCCGGACGACACCTGGTTCTACCCGGGGCACGGCAAGGACTCCACGCTCGGCGCCGAGCGCCCGCACCTCGGCGAGTGGCGCGAGCGCGGCTGGTAG
- a CDS encoding 2-phospho-L-lactate transferase CofD family protein: MTARPVRVVAFGGGHGLGASLRALRHTAAEVELDITAIVTVGDDGGSSGRLRVERDALLPPGDLRQALAALADQDPTTQLTARVMQHRFVAMHEPGVSPLPPVVRGPRLERRADRSKDSLAGHTVGNLLLLGLMEMLGDPVRALDHAAAMVGARGRVLPMALHAVGIEADVSVGDPDRPGEVVTVRGQHSVAVAGGRVEAVRLEPADPPACPQAVEAVRGADWLIFGPGSWYTSVLPHLLVPGLARAIVSSPARRLITLNLGADKETQGLSAAEHLGTLHRYLPDLRVDTVLADVKWTPEPEPVRVAAHQMGADLVLAPVAVADGSPRHDPEALGVALVPVLGSAR, encoded by the coding sequence GTGACGGCCCGGCCGGTCCGGGTGGTGGCGTTCGGCGGTGGGCACGGCCTGGGCGCCTCGCTGCGGGCGCTGCGGCACACCGCGGCCGAGGTGGAGCTGGACATCACGGCGATCGTCACGGTCGGTGACGACGGCGGCTCCAGCGGCCGCCTGCGGGTCGAACGGGACGCGCTGCTGCCCCCGGGTGACCTGCGCCAGGCGCTCGCCGCCCTGGCCGATCAGGACCCGACCACCCAGCTGACCGCCCGGGTGATGCAGCACCGGTTCGTGGCCATGCACGAGCCGGGGGTGAGCCCGTTGCCCCCGGTGGTCCGCGGCCCCCGGCTGGAGCGCCGCGCCGACCGCAGCAAGGACAGCCTGGCCGGGCACACGGTCGGCAACCTGCTGCTGCTCGGGCTGATGGAGATGCTCGGCGACCCGGTGCGGGCGCTGGACCACGCGGCCGCGATGGTCGGCGCGCGGGGCCGGGTGCTGCCGATGGCGCTGCACGCGGTCGGCATCGAGGCGGACGTGTCGGTCGGCGACCCGGACCGCCCGGGCGAGGTGGTCACGGTCCGCGGCCAGCACTCGGTGGCGGTGGCCGGCGGCCGGGTGGAGGCGGTCCGGCTGGAGCCGGCCGACCCGCCGGCCTGTCCGCAGGCGGTCGAGGCGGTCCGTGGGGCGGACTGGCTGATCTTCGGGCCGGGCAGCTGGTACACCAGCGTGCTGCCGCACCTGCTGGTGCCGGGGCTGGCCCGGGCGATCGTGAGCAGCCCGGCGCGCCGGCTGATCACCCTGAACCTGGGCGCGGACAAGGAGACGCAGGGTCTCTCCGCCGCCGAGCACCTCGGCACCCTGCACCGCTACCTGCCCGACCTGCGGGTGGACACGGTGCTGGCCGACGTGAAATGGACGCCCGAGCCGGAACCGGTACGTGTCGCCGCGCACCAGATGGGCGCCGATCTGGTATTGGCACCCGTGGCCGTTGCGGACGGGAGCCCACGGCATGATCCTGAGGCACTGGGTGTTGCACTGGTGCCAGTATTGGGCTCCGCTCGTTAA
- the uvrA gene encoding excinuclease ABC subunit UvrA, with protein sequence MADRLTIRGAREHNLRDVNLDLPRDAMIVFTGLSGSGKSSLAFDTIFAEGQRRYVESLSSYARQFLGQMDKPDVDFIEGLSPAVSIDQKSTSRNPRSTVGTITEVYDYLRLLFARTGIPHCPVCGERISKQTPQQIVDRVLAMPEGTKFMVLAPVVRGRKGEYVDLFAELQSKGYARARVNGVVHALTEPPKLKKQEKHTIEVVVDRLSVKAGSKQRLTDSVESALGLANGVLLLDFVDLPEDDPERERRFSEHLACPNDHPLAIEDLEPRVFSFNAPYGACPECTGLGTKKEVDPELIIPDEEKSLAEGAIQPWAGGTTQEYFTRLLEALAQAEGFKLDTPWRALPSRAQKTILHGSEDQVHVRYRNKYGRERSYYTGFEGVVQWIERRHNDTESDWSRDKYEGYMRDVPCSVCGGARLKPEVLAVTLAGKSIAEICNLSVGDCAELLSSIELDERQKLIAERVLKEINARLRFLVDVGLDYLSLDRGAGTLSGGEAQRIRLATQIGSGLAGVLYVLDEPSIGLHQRDNHRLIETLKRLRDLGNTLIVVEHDEDTIRTADWIVDIGPGAGEHGGHIVHSGTVEGLLANEQSPTGAYLSGRKSIPLPATRRPATDGREVVVHGAREHNLRNLTVPFPLGQFIAVTGVSGSGKSTLVNDILHTVMANQINGARQVPGRHVKVTGLEHVDKVVGVDQSPIGRTPRSNPATYTGVFDHVRKLFAETAEAKVRGYGPGRFSFNVKGGRCENCSGDGTIKIEMNFLPDVYVPCEVCKGARYNRETLEVHYKGKTISEILNMPIEEAATFFEALPAIHRHLKTLVEVGLGYVRLGQPATTLSGGEAQRVKLASELQKRSTGRTVYVLDEPTTGLHFEDIRKLLIVLNGLVDKGNTVITIEHNLDVIKTADHLIDMGPEGGHKGGLVLATGTPEELAEVRESHTGQFLRHMLGLTGDGKGSPAAVARAAKANGEKPAATKPRATRSRAKATV encoded by the coding sequence GTGGCCGACCGACTGACTATTCGTGGCGCCCGCGAGCACAACCTGCGCGACGTCAACCTCGACCTGCCCCGCGACGCCATGATCGTCTTCACCGGCCTGTCCGGTTCGGGCAAGTCCAGCCTCGCGTTCGACACGATCTTCGCCGAGGGCCAGCGGCGATACGTCGAGTCCCTGTCGTCGTACGCGCGACAGTTCCTCGGCCAGATGGACAAGCCGGACGTCGACTTCATCGAGGGCCTCTCCCCGGCCGTCTCGATCGACCAGAAGTCGACCTCCCGCAACCCGCGCTCGACCGTGGGCACGATCACCGAGGTCTACGACTACCTGCGGCTCCTGTTCGCGCGGACCGGCATCCCGCACTGCCCGGTCTGCGGCGAGCGGATCAGCAAGCAGACCCCGCAGCAGATCGTCGACCGGGTCCTGGCGATGCCCGAGGGCACCAAGTTCATGGTCCTCGCCCCGGTCGTCCGCGGCCGCAAGGGCGAATATGTGGACCTCTTCGCCGAGCTGCAGTCCAAGGGCTACGCCCGGGCCCGGGTCAACGGCGTGGTGCACGCGCTCACCGAGCCGCCCAAGCTGAAGAAGCAGGAGAAGCACACCATCGAGGTGGTGGTCGACCGGCTCAGCGTGAAGGCCGGCAGCAAGCAGCGGCTGACCGACTCGGTGGAGTCCGCGCTCGGCCTGGCCAACGGCGTGCTGCTGCTCGACTTCGTCGACCTGCCGGAGGACGATCCGGAGCGCGAGCGCCGCTTCTCCGAGCACCTGGCCTGTCCGAACGACCACCCGCTGGCGATCGAGGACCTGGAGCCCCGGGTCTTCTCCTTCAACGCGCCGTACGGCGCCTGCCCCGAGTGCACCGGCCTCGGGACGAAGAAGGAGGTCGACCCGGAGCTGATCATCCCGGACGAGGAGAAGAGCCTCGCCGAGGGCGCGATCCAGCCGTGGGCCGGCGGCACCACCCAGGAGTACTTCACCCGGCTGCTGGAGGCGCTGGCCCAGGCCGAGGGCTTCAAGCTGGACACGCCGTGGCGGGCGCTGCCGAGCCGGGCGCAGAAGACGATCCTGCACGGCTCCGAGGACCAGGTCCACGTGCGCTACCGGAACAAGTACGGGCGCGAGCGCTCCTACTACACCGGCTTCGAGGGCGTGGTGCAGTGGATCGAGCGGCGCCACAACGACACCGAGAGCGACTGGTCGCGCGACAAGTACGAGGGGTACATGCGCGACGTCCCCTGCTCGGTCTGCGGCGGCGCCCGGCTCAAGCCCGAGGTGCTCGCGGTGACGCTGGCCGGCAAGAGCATCGCCGAGATCTGCAACCTGTCCGTCGGTGACTGCGCCGAGCTGCTCTCCTCGATCGAGCTGGACGAGCGGCAGAAGCTGATCGCCGAGCGGGTGCTCAAGGAGATCAACGCCCGGCTGCGCTTCCTGGTCGACGTCGGCCTGGACTACCTGTCGCTGGACCGCGGCGCCGGCACCCTGTCCGGTGGTGAGGCCCAGCGCATCCGGCTGGCAACCCAGATCGGCTCCGGCCTGGCCGGCGTGCTCTACGTGCTGGACGAGCCGTCCATCGGCCTGCACCAGCGGGACAACCACCGGCTGATCGAGACCCTGAAGCGGCTGCGCGACCTGGGCAACACGCTGATCGTGGTGGAGCACGACGAGGACACCATCCGCACCGCGGACTGGATCGTCGACATCGGCCCCGGCGCGGGTGAGCACGGCGGCCACATCGTGCACAGCGGCACCGTCGAGGGGCTGCTGGCCAACGAGCAGTCGCCGACCGGGGCGTACCTCTCCGGCCGGAAGTCGATCCCGCTGCCGGCGACCCGGCGGCCGGCGACCGACGGGCGCGAGGTGGTCGTGCACGGCGCCCGCGAGCACAACCTGCGGAACCTGACCGTCCCGTTCCCGCTGGGCCAGTTCATCGCGGTCACCGGGGTCAGCGGCTCGGGCAAGTCGACGCTGGTCAACGACATCCTGCACACCGTGATGGCGAACCAGATCAACGGCGCCCGGCAGGTGCCCGGCCGGCACGTCAAGGTCACCGGCCTGGAGCACGTGGACAAGGTCGTCGGGGTGGACCAGTCGCCGATCGGTCGCACCCCGCGGTCGAACCCGGCCACCTACACCGGCGTCTTCGACCACGTCCGCAAGCTGTTCGCGGAGACCGCCGAGGCCAAGGTGCGGGGCTACGGCCCGGGCCGGTTCTCGTTCAACGTCAAGGGCGGCCGGTGCGAGAACTGCTCCGGCGACGGCACCATCAAGATCGAGATGAACTTCCTGCCGGACGTCTACGTCCCCTGCGAGGTCTGCAAGGGCGCGCGGTACAACCGGGAGACGCTCGAGGTGCACTACAAGGGCAAGACCATCTCCGAGATCCTGAACATGCCGATCGAGGAGGCGGCGACCTTCTTCGAGGCGCTGCCGGCCATCCACCGGCACCTGAAGACCCTGGTCGAGGTCGGTCTGGGATATGTGCGTCTCGGCCAGCCCGCGACCACCCTCTCCGGCGGCGAGGCGCAGCGCGTCAAGCTCGCCTCCGAGCTGCAGAAGCGGTCCACCGGCCGGACCGTCTACGTGCTCGACGAGCCGACCACCGGCCTGCACTTCGAGGACATCCGCAAGCTGCTGATCGTGCTCAACGGCCTGGTCGACAAGGGCAACACGGTGATCACGATCGAGCACAACCTGGACGTGATCAAGACCGCCGACCACCTGATCGACATGGGCCCGGAGGGCGGTCACAAGGGCGGTCTGGTGCTCGCCACCGGCACCCCGGAGGAGCTCGCCGAGGTGCGGGAGAGCCACACCGGGCAGTTCCTGCGGCACATGCTCGGCCTGACCGGCGACGGCAAGGGCTCGCCGGCGGCGGTCGCGCGCGCGGCGAAGGCCAACGGGGAGAAGCCGGCCGCCACGAAGCCGAGGGCCACCCGGTCGCGGGCAAAGGCGACGGTCTGA
- the rsgA gene encoding ribosome small subunit-dependent GTPase A: protein MSFDLSQLGWDETFASSFRRYDRSDTVPGRVLRADRGVSTVLTANGVTRAGLGGGALLEAARDPSRLPCAGDWVVLRNWPDRRVTLELVLPRRTTLIRRTADKDSSGQVLAANMDTVAVVEPIFPEPSDARVERLLALAWESGADPVVVLTKSDTTRAPEAVARQLAELAPGVPVFPVSVQRGTGLDRLRELVTPGRTLALLGRSGAGKSTLANALAGTTVMPVQAIRDADGKGRHTTAYRNLVTVPGGGSVIDTPGIRGVGLLDTGSGLDRAFADVLEIAGQCRFDDCRHDAEPGCAVQAALADGSLPPRRLASWRKLHREVAVESRRRSVRLATAPRRRQH from the coding sequence ATGTCGTTCGATCTGTCCCAGCTCGGCTGGGACGAGACCTTCGCATCCTCGTTCCGTCGCTATGACCGTTCCGACACCGTCCCCGGGCGGGTGCTGCGCGCCGACCGCGGCGTCAGCACCGTCCTCACCGCGAATGGCGTGACCCGCGCCGGCCTGGGCGGCGGCGCGCTGCTCGAAGCCGCCCGCGATCCGTCCCGGCTGCCGTGCGCCGGCGACTGGGTGGTGCTGCGCAACTGGCCGGACCGCCGGGTAACCCTGGAGCTGGTGCTGCCGCGGCGCACCACGCTGATCCGCCGCACCGCCGACAAGGACTCCTCCGGTCAGGTGCTGGCGGCGAACATGGACACCGTCGCGGTGGTCGAGCCGATCTTCCCGGAGCCGAGCGACGCCCGCGTCGAACGCCTGCTCGCCCTGGCCTGGGAGTCCGGCGCCGACCCGGTGGTGGTGCTCACCAAGAGCGACACCACCCGGGCGCCCGAGGCGGTGGCCCGGCAGTTGGCCGAGCTGGCGCCGGGCGTGCCGGTGTTCCCGGTCAGCGTGCAACGCGGCACCGGCCTGGACCGGCTCCGCGAGCTGGTCACGCCGGGCCGCACGCTGGCGCTGCTCGGCAGATCCGGCGCCGGCAAGTCGACGCTGGCCAACGCGCTGGCCGGGACGACCGTGATGCCGGTGCAGGCGATCCGGGACGCGGACGGCAAGGGCCGGCACACCACGGCGTACCGGAATCTGGTCACCGTTCCCGGCGGAGGGAGCGTGATCGACACCCCGGGCATCCGGGGTGTCGGTCTGTTGGACACCGGTTCCGGGCTGGACCGGGCGTTCGCCGACGTGCTCGAGATCGCCGGGCAGTGCCGGTTCGACGACTGCCGGCACGATGCCGAGCCGGGGTGCGCGGTGCAGGCCGCGCTCGCCGACGGGTCGCTGCCGCCGCGGCGGCTGGCGAGCTGGCGCAAGCTGCACCGGGAGGTCGCCGTGGAGAGCCGGCGGCGTTCGGTGCGCCTGGCGACGGCGCCGCGCCGCCGTCAGCATTGA
- the rapZ gene encoding RNase adapter RapZ, producing MPEFGPGDVVDPDEAGTDLVVVTGLSGGGRSTVARALENVGFYVVDNLPQALMLEMAELAFAAGGAARRTAMVLDVRSRAFSTDLAGAVRALKERGFSPRVVFVDADDEVLIRRFESVRRSHPLQGDGRLADGIAAERKLLEEAREQADVIIDTSHLNVNQLRRRVEELFGGEDARKLRITVLSFGFKYGLPPDADYVLDARFLPNPFWVPELREHTGLEEGVSSYVLGQEGATDFVATYAGLIAATAPGFEREGKRYLTVAIGCTGGKHRSVAITEELTSRLSAMRLSAHASHRDLGRE from the coding sequence ATGCCCGAGTTCGGACCCGGCGACGTGGTCGACCCGGACGAGGCCGGCACCGACCTGGTGGTCGTCACCGGGCTGTCCGGCGGTGGCCGCAGCACGGTGGCCCGGGCCCTGGAGAACGTCGGTTTCTACGTTGTCGACAACCTGCCACAGGCGCTGATGCTGGAGATGGCCGAGCTGGCCTTCGCGGCCGGCGGCGCGGCCCGGCGTACCGCGATGGTGCTGGACGTGCGCAGCCGCGCGTTCTCCACCGATCTGGCCGGCGCGGTGCGCGCCCTCAAGGAGCGCGGCTTCTCGCCGCGCGTGGTCTTCGTGGACGCCGACGACGAGGTGCTGATCCGGCGCTTCGAGTCGGTGCGCCGCTCACACCCGCTGCAGGGTGACGGCCGGCTGGCGGACGGGATCGCCGCCGAGCGCAAGCTGCTCGAGGAGGCCCGCGAGCAGGCCGACGTGATCATCGACACCAGCCACCTCAACGTGAACCAGCTGCGCCGCCGGGTGGAGGAGCTGTTCGGCGGGGAGGACGCGCGCAAGCTGCGGATCACCGTGCTGTCCTTCGGCTTCAAGTACGGCCTGCCGCCGGACGCCGACTACGTGCTCGACGCCCGGTTCCTGCCGAACCCGTTCTGGGTGCCGGAGCTGCGCGAGCACACCGGCCTGGAGGAGGGCGTGAGCAGCTACGTGCTCGGCCAGGAGGGCGCGACCGATTTCGTGGCCACCTACGCCGGGCTGATCGCGGCCACCGCGCCCGGCTTCGAGCGCGAGGGCAAGCGCTATCTGACCGTGGCGATCGGGTGCACCGGTGGTAAACACCGGAGCGTGGCGATAACCGAGGAGTTGACTTCGCGGCTCAGCGCAATGCGCCTTTCGGCACACGCCTCGCACCGCGACCTGGGGCGCGAGTGA